A segment of the Acidobacteriota bacterium genome:
TACACCCTGTGCGTGAACCAATAATCCACGCATGAGGGACAGCCCCGATCCTCGGATCGGCGCTGCCTACAACCAAAAACGCCCGACCTGCCTCAAAAGGCGGTCGGGCGTTTTCTCTTGGGGAAGGTGGGTGCTCAGCCTGAAGGCTTAGAGCTTTGCGATCCCGCAACTCCTCAGGACGGTCGCGTCACCGGAATCGGGGTTCGTCCAGGCTGGCTTACCAGGACTGGTCAGGACTGACTTACCAGGATTGGCGACGGGGGCGGTTCTCCCGCGGGCGCGCCTCGTTGACAGTCAGGTTGCGACCGCCCAGGTTGGACTGGTTCAGGGCCTCGATGGCCTCGTCCGCACCTTCAGACATCTCGACGAAGCCAAAGCCCCGCGGACGTCCGGTTTCACGGTCGGTGATCAGATTGACGCCGGTAACGGTGCCATACTCACCGAAGAGCCCGCTGAGCTCGTCCTCGGTGGTAGAGAAAGGGAGGTTACCGACATAGATACGCTTCGACATGTTTCATCTCCTGGCCCACCCGTGGGTACGACCGTGTTTCTTCGCCGGCCGCAAGAGTCCGGACGATTGGGTTACTGCTCCCGACCTAGGGGACCTGGATACTCGACTCGGGCATGG
Coding sequences within it:
- a CDS encoding RNA-binding protein, encoding MSKRIYVGNLPFSTTEDELSGLFGEYGTVTGVNLITDRETGRPRGFGFVEMSEGADEAIEALNQSNLGGRNLTVNEARPRENRPRRQSW